One Thermodesulfobacteriota bacterium genomic window carries:
- a CDS encoding AAA family ATPase, which translates to MARKLTKEIKYVRLPEKRIREIDELVASWPYETRAFMRSRLNQYKPPSDVVNTILETLLSFFMSAHDRKFVILNDPEILTDWQRRFEISGQTNPQDAWNKILEKEVSAKDYIYLTALLEKELADVHVPWELRTLFEKVYRSHIRKEYLSDPSVPKAPLLLITGPSGSGKTCTLTAAVEKVIFANEVLPEIDFKRKKEEILAQEMFWKTIDELDPTLSFEIERRKKLKFYKRLSRLPLIRLLFRKRISSHLSQLEEQGVMVDYTMITPNDYQTALAGEPGNYFKRAMGDPRKTSVRHIEEAHSAFGKADDRQSGLEGQQRTLIDTSNIVIDEIINGRRDCLLIATTHQPERFDSAIYRRFVEKGKIIDISEFWKNADNLKEIVRLELKRNDIRVGERDDVICHKNITCISDHDLDHIVEKLFTTFDERTLKVIPAYVRKLVQSVIEIKGDFLPDYLDDAVLIRQAFELVAKNSYGDLYNKFVDHMDRRVNWDEYVGTIKNTFSEMANNCLFYEVREEKGVVLKGPPGGGKTFLIRSWLSENSDIHDISSSPSALQDPVNPIDGAVDNLEKIYDIAKMIAPTIVFFDEGDSLAPKRSASGGSPADKLTNKLLNIIDGEIPLNRVFTTLTTNRLDILDPALIRSKRLKVLEITGMLGKKDITKIIQNTLKDVPLDREIDVEAIIEQAESLCNTPADYAAFVKKAMSLRSTEYEVLLRYRNLFDASSKIRDNFIKFNYKTLIGILDAVDAPETILTATKNSPHEFLNRYDEIVELLKKIQDEAHYPLMESHLLSAQGEISQSPVKKGKAQLDEFLEAELSQEPQVGFIIGVGASDVSGILLPIATSLTYSLDPDKVLVTGAVSSSTPAAAELDMAVQMTQQSAKEALTMVKNYLQDLEPKVSIARLLGEFLEKYSIHHQLLSASYSVGGPSAGYALALNTLSALFNIPIYHDFGITGAPWTKGVKKGEVGGSVIIGGHKKKTEKVLMHLRRMYMPLQNYKDLEPEFLMNYWNQNKDVLGVTHFGDLVPEVVWLGADYEKVMLELINMRIQYKLNKFKDTDTSPGIKEEILKKKKILRNRVEREIIDRLNSIRLYLRNPEKDPHLSLEEIFKKRKKKPIDLVKPLVNFMRRIQRKQA; encoded by the coding sequence ATGGCCCGAAAGCTGACAAAAGAAATTAAATATGTGCGCCTTCCTGAAAAGCGCATCCGTGAAATCGATGAACTGGTGGCATCCTGGCCCTATGAAACCCGGGCATTTATGCGCTCACGGCTGAATCAGTACAAGCCACCCTCCGATGTCGTCAATACCATACTGGAAACCTTGTTATCCTTTTTCATGTCTGCCCACGATAGAAAGTTCGTCATCTTAAATGATCCTGAGATTCTCACCGACTGGCAGCGGCGTTTTGAAATTTCAGGACAGACCAATCCTCAGGATGCATGGAATAAGATTCTGGAGAAGGAGGTTTCGGCTAAAGATTATATTTATCTCACGGCACTTCTGGAAAAAGAGCTCGCAGATGTGCATGTCCCATGGGAGCTTCGCACACTTTTTGAAAAAGTTTACCGGTCCCATATCAGAAAGGAATACCTCTCCGATCCATCGGTCCCCAAAGCTCCCCTTCTCCTTATCACCGGCCCGAGTGGAAGTGGAAAAACATGCACCCTGACAGCTGCGGTTGAAAAAGTAATTTTTGCAAATGAAGTGCTTCCGGAAATCGATTTTAAACGGAAAAAAGAAGAGATCCTTGCACAGGAGATGTTCTGGAAAACCATAGATGAGCTGGATCCCACCTTGTCTTTTGAAATCGAAAGAAGGAAAAAATTAAAATTCTACAAACGGCTTTCCCGTCTCCCGCTTATCAGGCTCCTATTCCGCAAGCGGATATCCAGCCACCTGTCTCAACTCGAAGAGCAAGGGGTCATGGTGGACTATACCATGATCACACCCAATGATTACCAGACCGCGCTAGCCGGTGAGCCGGGTAACTATTTTAAAAGAGCCATGGGAGATCCGAGAAAAACATCCGTCCGGCATATAGAGGAGGCACACAGCGCATTCGGAAAAGCGGATGACCGCCAATCCGGACTGGAGGGACAGCAACGAACTTTAATCGACACATCGAACATCGTCATTGATGAAATCATAAACGGCAGGCGCGATTGCCTGCTGATCGCCACCACCCACCAACCCGAACGTTTTGATTCCGCCATCTATCGACGCTTTGTTGAAAAGGGTAAGATCATCGATATCTCAGAATTTTGGAAGAATGCGGACAACCTTAAAGAAATCGTCCGGCTTGAGCTGAAAAGAAATGATATCCGGGTGGGAGAACGTGACGATGTAATCTGCCATAAAAACATTACCTGTATTAGTGACCATGACCTGGATCATATTGTTGAAAAACTTTTTACCACCTTTGATGAAAGGACCCTGAAAGTCATTCCGGCTTATGTCAGAAAACTGGTTCAGTCCGTCATAGAAATAAAGGGAGACTTCCTGCCCGATTACCTGGATGATGCTGTGCTCATCAGGCAGGCTTTTGAACTGGTGGCAAAGAATTCTTACGGTGACCTTTACAACAAATTCGTCGACCATATGGATCGCAGGGTAAATTGGGACGAATATGTTGGGACGATTAAAAATACGTTTTCCGAGATGGCCAACAACTGCCTGTTCTATGAAGTGAGAGAAGAAAAAGGCGTGGTTTTAAAGGGACCCCCCGGAGGCGGTAAAACCTTTCTTATCAGGTCCTGGTTGAGTGAAAACAGCGATATCCACGATATTTCCTCAAGCCCCAGCGCACTACAGGATCCGGTTAACCCTATCGACGGTGCAGTGGACAATCTTGAGAAAATTTATGATATCGCCAAAATGATTGCGCCGACCATCGTATTTTTTGACGAAGGAGATTCTTTGGCTCCGAAACGAAGTGCCTCCGGCGGTTCCCCTGCTGACAAATTGACCAACAAATTACTGAACATCATTGACGGAGAAATCCCCCTTAACAGAGTATTTACCACCCTTACAACGAACCGTCTGGATATCCTTGATCCGGCACTGATCCGCTCAAAACGCTTGAAGGTTTTGGAAATTACCGGAATGCTCGGGAAAAAAGATATCACTAAAATTATCCAAAACACGCTAAAAGATGTCCCGCTGGACCGGGAAATTGATGTGGAGGCCATTATTGAACAGGCGGAAAGCTTGTGCAATACACCGGCAGATTATGCGGCCTTTGTGAAAAAAGCCATGAGCTTGCGAAGTACTGAATATGAAGTGCTTTTGCGTTATCGTAACCTCTTTGATGCTTCATCTAAAATCAGGGATAACTTTATAAAGTTTAACTACAAAACCCTTATCGGTATACTCGATGCTGTGGATGCACCGGAGACCATTTTGACAGCGACAAAAAACAGTCCCCATGAATTTCTCAACCGTTATGATGAAATCGTGGAATTGTTAAAAAAAATTCAAGATGAAGCACATTACCCTCTGATGGAATCCCATCTATTATCGGCACAAGGAGAAATCTCCCAGAGCCCGGTAAAGAAAGGCAAGGCCCAACTGGATGAATTTCTGGAAGCGGAATTAAGCCAGGAACCCCAGGTTGGCTTTATTATCGGCGTCGGGGCCAGTGATGTGTCCGGAATACTCCTTCCTATCGCCACCAGTCTTACGTACAGCCTGGACCCTGATAAAGTTCTGGTCACCGGTGCTGTCTCCTCCTCGACACCGGCGGCAGCTGAGCTGGATATGGCTGTCCAGATGACCCAGCAGTCGGCCAAAGAAGCCCTGACCATGGTAAAAAATTATCTCCAGGACCTGGAACCGAAAGTCAGCATTGCCAGGCTGCTGGGGGAATTTCTGGAAAAATATTCAATCCACCACCAGCTCCTTTCAGCTTCCTATAGTGTGGGAGGGCCCTCAGCCGGGTATGCTCTTGCCCTGAACACACTTTCGGCTCTGTTTAATATTCCGATCTATCATGATTTCGGAATCACGGGCGCACCGTGGACAAAGGGCGTAAAAAAAGGCGAGGTCGGCGGTTCGGTCATTATCGGTGGCCATAAGAAAAAAACTGAAAAAGTACTGATGCACCTTAGGCGAATGTATATGCCGCTGCAGAACTACAAAGACCTTGAACCCGAATTTCTGATGAACTACTGGAATCAGAACAAGGATGTGCTTGGGGTCACCCACTTCGGTGATCTTGTACCCGAAGTGGTCTGGCTCGGAGCGGACTACGAAAAAGTAATGCTCGAGCTCATCAATATGCGCATTCAATATAAATTAAACAAGTTCAAGGACACAGATACCTCCCCGGGCATAAAAGAGGAAATCCTAAAAAAGAAGAAAATACTGCGAAACCGGGTCGAAAGGGAAATCATCGATCGACTCAATTCGATACGTTTGTATCTGAGAAATCCTGAAAAGGATCCCCATCTTTCTCTTGAGGAAATTTTCAAAAAACGCAAAAAAAAGCCGATCGATTTGGTGAAACCGCTGGTGAATTTTATGAGGCGAATACAAAGAAAGCAGGCCTGA